The nucleotide window ACGTCGCAGCCGCCTGAGATAAGCACTCCCGTTGTGCCCGTTGAGGCGGCGCTGCGGCACGTCTCAAGGAGCTTCTCTGGCGTGGCCGCGGCCCTCATATGTCCCAGGAGCTGTCCGCCGCAGTGTTCGCAGTCAAGCGCACACTTTTTTCCGGTGATACTTACCGGCAGGAAGTTATTGGGGTTCGCCTGCCTGAATTCTTCAGTCTCGTAGCGTTTAAGCCCCGGCGCGTAGAAGACGATTTGACCTGGTTTGCGCATTTTTACTTCTGTTCTTCTTCACCAAAGAGCCCTTTTTCGGTATAATCCTTATATTCCTGCTCCAGCCATGACTGTACGTCTGACGCACCCTGTACCAGGTCTTTCCTGTCTTCTTCCAGATTGTCGGGCTCTATTACCACGAACCAGCCCTTGCCATAGGGGTCTGTGTTTACAAGGCGCGGGTCATCAAGAACCTCCCGGTTTACCTCTACAATCTTCCCGGCCACGGGCGCCTTCAGGGGGCCGATGTATTTGCCGGCCTCAAGCGAGCCGAAAGAACGCCCCTTGTTGACCGACCTGCCCGCGGGAAGTATTTTGACGTACGCCACCGTGCCCGCGGCCTTCTGGCCGAACTGGTCTAAACCCACGCGCACCTTCCCCTCCTCTACTCTCGCCCACAGGTGGTCTTTGCGGTCGTAAAGGTATTCGTCCGGGAGAAATATGTCTTCAAACCTGGCCATTGCATGTACCTCGATACTTATTAGAGGGACTTGAGAAGTAGCTCGGTTATGTCCATCACCTGCATCTTGCCTCCCAGGTGTTTCCTTGCGCCCTGAAACATGCGTTTACACTGCGGGCAGGCTACTACCAGCACATCGGCGCCTGTCTCCACAAACTTTTGATACGTCTTGTAAGATATTTCAGAGGCCAGGGTAGGGTCCGCTGCCTCAAGGACACCACCGCCGCCACAACAGATACTGTTCGACCTGTTGTCACCTATCTCACGGAAATCAATGCCGGGAATTGCCCTCAAAACTTCCCTCGGAGATTCATACACGCCGGAGTTTCTCCCCAGGTCGCAGGGGTCATGATAGGTTACCTTTAAATCCTTCTTGCGAAGCTTGAGGCTGCCCTCTACCAGGAGTTCCTTAAGGAACTGGGTTGAGTGTTTGAGGGTTATGCCATTAAGGAAGGGAGAATATTCAACGTTCCAGGTCATGTAGCATGAGGGACAATTGAAAACCACCGTGTCCGCTCCAATCTCCGTCAATTTCTCAATATTACGTTCCCTGAGCCCTTCCATCTGAGCTTTCATGCCCGCGGCCTTCAGCGGGAAGCCGCAACATATCTCTTCAGGACCCAGTATGGTAAAATCCACCCCGGCCTTCACAAGCAGGGCGGCAAATGCCTGCGGTATGTCCTGAGCCAGCGGTGAAAAGCTCGACACGCAGCCCACGTAGTACAGGACCTTTGCCCTGGATTTCCGCAGCCCTTCGTGAGGCGGCTCTTCCTCTAAAAAATCCACCCACAGCGCCCGCTCTACGTTCGGGTAGTTGAAGATGTTACCCTCGGCGGCAACACCGTCTTTTATGTGTCCGAACCCCTTGGGGAATTCGCCTGTGCCCGTGGCGTACTCCTCTCTTATCGAGTACCACATGTTCTGGAGGTCTATCTTGGAAGGGCAGACCTCGGTGCAGTAACCGCACAGGGTACAGCGGAAAGCCGCCTCGGAAAGGGTGAATAAATCCTGCCTGGAGAATTTCTTGCCGCCAAGAAGTCTTGAGGCCCACGCGGGGCCATATTTGTAGAGCAGGTGGTCCCTCATTTCTTTGAGCTTTACCACGGGCGCAATCGGGTCCATGTCGCGTCCCTTGTAGGTCTCGCAGACCCTGAGGCACTCCCCGCACCGGGTGCAGCCGGAGAATTCAATGAGCTGTTTGACGGTGAAGTTTTTTGGGGTTTTCCCGCTCGTATCAATGGAAACAAAGGAGTCCTTGTGGTCGAGCGAGTTTATCAGCATTGTAAGGGGAGTGGTCAGCAGGTGAAAGGCCCTGGAAAAGGGGATATACGAGAAAAATGTCAGTGAGACCAGCGCGTGGAACCACCATATATATAAATATGAGCCATCCCGTCCCTCGACCAGAGGTGCCATAACAGATGCCATGCCGGCGCCGACAAACGACGCCCTGGATTCCACGTCGCTCGATAACAGACGGAGCCCCTCCACGGCATACCCGCTCACCAGCGATACGAGAAGCAGCGTGACCAGTACCTTGTCCTCCAGGAACGTCTTAAGGTAGGGCAGCTTTAACACGTAACGCCTGTGCAGGGCCAGGAGAAGACCCACAAGCAGGAGCAGTCCGGCGGCGTCATTCACAAAGGCAAACCAGGGCCTGTCCTTCTCAATACTCAAAAGACCCCAATCGGTGAACTGGTCGCCCAGACTCCCTACAAAAAACAGTATGCAAAAGCCCAGGGCCAGGGGGAAGTGCATGGGCCATCGTGTCGGGTCTCTGCCCAGGAGGGTCTTTTCAAGCAAGATGTCACGGGAGAAAAGACGAAGAATCCCTTTGCTGAAAATTGCCCT belongs to Candidatus Bathyanammoxibius amoris and includes:
- a CDS encoding (Fe-S)-binding protein, encoding MEQYPRLFLAAEILFTTIFAAGILAHLSFWLRGALSRTREGSFTEKLSFLAGALYRAIFSKGILRLFSRDILLEKTLLGRDPTRWPMHFPLALGFCILFFVGSLGDQFTDWGLLSIEKDRPWFAFVNDAAGLLLLVGLLLALHRRYVLKLPYLKTFLEDKVLVTLLLVSLVSGYAVEGLRLLSSDVESRASFVGAGMASVMAPLVEGRDGSYLYIWWFHALVSLTFFSYIPFSRAFHLLTTPLTMLINSLDHKDSFVSIDTSGKTPKNFTVKQLIEFSGCTRCGECLRVCETYKGRDMDPIAPVVKLKEMRDHLLYKYGPAWASRLLGGKKFSRQDLFTLSEAAFRCTLCGYCTEVCPSKIDLQNMWYSIREEYATGTGEFPKGFGHIKDGVAAEGNIFNYPNVERALWVDFLEEEPPHEGLRKSRAKVLYYVGCVSSFSPLAQDIPQAFAALLVKAGVDFTILGPEEICCGFPLKAAGMKAQMEGLRERNIEKLTEIGADTVVFNCPSCYMTWNVEYSPFLNGITLKHSTQFLKELLVEGSLKLRKKDLKVTYHDPCDLGRNSGVYESPREVLRAIPGIDFREIGDNRSNSICCGGGGVLEAADPTLASEISYKTYQKFVETGADVLVVACPQCKRMFQGARKHLGGKMQVMDITELLLKSL
- a CDS encoding glycine cleavage system protein H, which encodes MARFEDIFLPDEYLYDRKDHLWARVEEGKVRVGLDQFGQKAAGTVAYVKILPAGRSVNKGRSFGSLEAGKYIGPLKAPVAGKIVEVNREVLDDPRLVNTDPYGKGWFVVIEPDNLEEDRKDLVQGASDVQSWLEQEYKDYTEKGLFGEEEQK